A genomic stretch from Capricornis sumatraensis isolate serow.1 chromosome 4, serow.2, whole genome shotgun sequence includes:
- the LRRC3B gene encoding leucine-rich repeat-containing protein 3B yields MNLVDLWLTRSLSMCLLLQSFVLMILCFHSASMCPKGCLCSSSGGLNVTCSNANLKEIPRDLPPETVLLYLDSNQITSIPNEIFKDLHQLRVLNLSKNGIEFIDEHAFKGVAETLQTLDLSDNRIQSVHKNAFNNLKARARIANNPWHCDCTLQQVLRSMVSNHETAHSVICKTSVLDEHAGRPFLNAANDADLCNLPKKTTDYAMLVTMFGWFTMVISYVVYYVRQNQEDARRHLEYLKSLPSRQKKADEPDDISTVV; encoded by the coding sequence ATGAATCTGGTGGACCTGTGGTTAACTCGCTCCCTCTCCATGTGTCTCCTCCTCCAAAGTTTTGTTCTCATGATACTGTGCTTTCATTCCGCCAGTATGTGTCCCAAGGGCTGTCTCTGTTCTTCCTCTGGGGGTTTAAATGTCACCTGTAGCAATGCGAATCTCAAGGAAATACCTAGAGATCTTCCTCCTGAAACGGTCCTCTTGTACCTGGACTCCAATCAGATCACATCCATCCCCAATGAGATTTTTAAGGACCTCCATCAACTAAGAGTTCTCAACCTGTCCAAAAACGGCATCGAGTTTATCGACGAGCACGCCTTCAAGGGAGTTGCTGAAACTCTGCAGACTCTGGACTTGTCTGACAACCGGATTCAGAGCGTGCACAAAAACGCCTTCAATAACCTGAAGGCCAGGGCCAGAATTGCCAACAACCCCTGGCACTGTGACTGTACGCTCCAGCAAGTCCTGCGGAGCATGGTGTCCAATCATGAGACAGCCCACAGTGTGATCTGCAAGACCTCCGTGCTGGACGAACATGCTGGGAGGCCGTTCCTCAACGCTGCCAATGACGCCGACCTTTGTAACCTCCCTAAAAAAACAACTGACTACGCCATGCTGGTCACCATGTTTGGCTGGTTCACCATGGTGATCTCTTACGTAGTGTATTACGTGAGGCAGAACCAGGAGGATGCGCGGAGACACCTCGAATACTTGAAGTCCCTGCCAAGCAGGCAAAAGAAAGCTGACGAACCCGATGACATTAGCACCGTGGTGTAG